The following are from one region of the Achromobacter xylosoxidans genome:
- the folD gene encoding bifunctional methylenetetrahydrofolate dehydrogenase/methenyltetrahydrofolate cyclohydrolase FolD → MTARIIDGAALSARIREEAAQRVAALAAKGTRPGLAVVLVGEDPASQVYVRNKVAACEKAGLHSVKEQYPADMTEAELLARIAILNQDPTIHGILVQLPLPKHMDSHKVIEAIAAEKDVDGFHISNAGLLMTGQPLFRPCTPYGVMKMLESEGVTLRGAEAVIVGASNIVGKPMAMLLLQAGATITICNSKTRDLAAQTRRADVLVVATGKPGMIDGSMIKPGAVVIDVGINRGADGKLCGDVDFASAKEVAGAITPVPGGVGPMTIAMLLVNTIEAAERAAG, encoded by the coding sequence ATGACTGCAAGGATTATCGACGGCGCGGCCCTGTCGGCGCGCATTCGCGAAGAAGCTGCCCAACGCGTTGCGGCCCTGGCCGCCAAGGGTACCCGCCCCGGCCTGGCCGTGGTGCTGGTGGGTGAAGACCCCGCTTCCCAGGTGTACGTCCGCAATAAGGTGGCGGCCTGCGAAAAGGCCGGCCTGCATTCCGTCAAGGAACAGTACCCCGCGGACATGACCGAGGCCGAGCTGCTGGCCCGCATCGCCATCCTGAACCAGGACCCGACCATCCACGGCATCCTGGTGCAGTTGCCGCTGCCCAAGCACATGGACTCCCACAAGGTCATCGAAGCCATCGCGGCCGAGAAGGACGTGGACGGCTTCCATATCAGCAACGCCGGCCTGCTCATGACCGGCCAGCCCCTGTTCCGCCCCTGCACGCCCTATGGCGTGATGAAGATGCTGGAATCGGAAGGCGTGACGCTGCGTGGCGCCGAAGCCGTGATCGTGGGCGCGAGCAACATCGTCGGCAAGCCCATGGCGATGCTGCTGCTGCAGGCCGGCGCCACCATCACCATCTGCAATTCCAAGACGCGCGACCTGGCGGCCCAGACCCGCCGCGCCGACGTGCTGGTGGTCGCCACCGGCAAGCCCGGCATGATCGACGGTTCGATGATCAAGCCCGGCGCAGTCGTCATCGACGTGGGCATCAACCGCGGCGCTGACGGCAAGCTGTGCGGCGACGTGGACTTCGCCTCGGCCAAGGAAGTGGCGGGCGCCATCACCCCCGTTCCGGGCGGCGTGGGTCCCATGACCATCGCCATGCTGCTGGTCAACACCATCGAAGCCGCGGAACGCGCCGCAGGCTGA
- a CDS encoding M3 family metallopeptidase, giving the protein MSQNPLLAPVSDLVDYAAVKPGHIVPAVEELLGIARLAVDRAADPALAPTWEAVVEPLDTASERLWRAWSVAGHLNAVVNTPELREAYNAALPLVTEFSTWVGLHEGLYKQYQRLAAAPDFASWTPVRRRIVEMALRDFRLSGVELQGADRERYAAISDREAQASQKFSENVLDSIDAWSLLVEDEARLAGIPADVRAAARAAAEEDGKPGWKLTLKMPCYLPVMQYAQDRTLREALYRGYGTVASEHGDGKFDNSPLIEELLSLRAEEAGLLGLGTFAALRLQTRMARDAQEVTVFLRDLAARAKPYAQRDLAELKAYATGELGLDDLQPWDVAYASERLRESRYAYSEDEVKQYFTEPRVLSGLFEVIETLFDVRLAETPVSSWHGDVRGVRVESPKGELIGYLYLDLYARAGKQSGAWVDSERTRRVVAGKVQTPIAYLTCNFSRPNGDKPAVLTHDDVITLFHETGHALHALLSEVDEPGAAAFASVEWDAIELPSQFMENFCWEWAVVQKLSAHVDTGEPLPRALYDRLVAARNYQSGMQTVRQIEFALFDMLMHDRAQGASIAEVLALLQEVRQEVAVLFPPAWHRLPHAFSHLFAGGYGAGYYSYKWAEVLSADAYEAFEEAAARQAGNALGTLDPETGARFRREVLAVGGSRPAAESFAAFRGRAPRIDALLRHSGMTPA; this is encoded by the coding sequence ATGTCCCAGAATCCCCTGCTCGCCCCTGTTTCCGACCTCGTCGACTATGCGGCCGTCAAACCCGGACACATCGTGCCGGCAGTCGAGGAGCTGCTGGGCATCGCCCGCCTGGCCGTGGACCGCGCCGCCGACCCTGCGCTGGCGCCCACCTGGGAAGCCGTGGTTGAACCGCTGGATACCGCCTCGGAACGCCTGTGGCGCGCCTGGTCGGTCGCGGGCCACCTGAATGCCGTGGTCAACACCCCGGAGCTGCGCGAAGCGTATAACGCCGCCCTGCCCCTGGTGACCGAATTCTCCACCTGGGTTGGCCTGCACGAAGGCCTGTACAAGCAGTACCAGCGCCTGGCCGCCGCCCCCGATTTCGCGTCCTGGACGCCGGTGCGCCGCCGCATCGTGGAAATGGCCCTGCGCGACTTCCGCCTGAGCGGCGTGGAGCTGCAAGGCGCCGACCGCGAACGCTACGCCGCCATTTCCGACCGCGAGGCCCAGGCCTCGCAGAAATTCTCCGAAAACGTGCTGGACTCGATCGACGCCTGGTCGCTGCTGGTCGAGGACGAGGCCCGCCTGGCAGGCATTCCGGCCGACGTGCGGGCCGCCGCCCGCGCCGCGGCCGAGGAAGACGGCAAGCCGGGCTGGAAGCTGACGCTGAAGATGCCGTGCTACCTGCCCGTGATGCAGTATGCCCAGGACCGTACGCTGCGCGAAGCGCTGTACCGCGGCTACGGCACCGTGGCGTCGGAACACGGCGATGGCAAGTTCGACAATTCGCCGCTCATCGAAGAGCTGCTGTCCCTGCGCGCCGAAGAAGCCGGCCTGCTCGGCCTGGGCACCTTCGCCGCGCTGCGCCTGCAAACGCGCATGGCGCGCGACGCGCAGGAAGTCACCGTATTCCTGCGCGACCTGGCCGCGCGCGCCAAGCCCTACGCCCAGCGCGACCTGGCGGAGCTGAAAGCCTACGCCACCGGCGAGCTGGGCCTGGACGACCTGCAGCCCTGGGACGTGGCCTACGCTTCCGAGCGCCTGCGCGAATCGCGCTATGCCTATTCCGAAGACGAGGTGAAGCAGTATTTCACCGAACCACGCGTGCTGTCCGGCCTGTTCGAGGTCATCGAGACCCTGTTCGACGTGCGCCTGGCGGAAACGCCCGTCTCGTCCTGGCATGGCGACGTGCGCGGCGTGCGCGTGGAAAGCCCCAAGGGCGAACTCATTGGTTATCTGTACCTGGACCTGTACGCCCGCGCCGGCAAGCAGAGCGGCGCCTGGGTCGACAGCGAACGCACGCGCCGCGTCGTGGCTGGCAAGGTGCAGACGCCCATCGCCTACCTGACCTGCAATTTCTCGCGCCCCAACGGCGACAAGCCGGCCGTCCTGACGCATGACGACGTCATCACGCTGTTCCATGAAACCGGCCATGCGCTGCACGCCCTGCTGTCCGAAGTGGACGAACCCGGCGCCGCGGCCTTCGCCAGCGTCGAATGGGACGCCATCGAACTGCCCTCGCAGTTCATGGAGAACTTCTGCTGGGAATGGGCGGTGGTGCAGAAGCTGTCCGCCCACGTCGACACGGGCGAGCCCCTGCCGCGCGCACTGTATGACCGCCTGGTCGCCGCCCGCAATTACCAGAGCGGCATGCAGACCGTGCGCCAGATCGAGTTCGCGCTGTTCGACATGCTGATGCATGACCGCGCCCAGGGCGCGTCGATTGCCGAAGTGCTGGCCCTGCTGCAGGAAGTGCGCCAGGAAGTGGCCGTGCTGTTCCCGCCCGCCTGGCACCGCCTGCCGCACGCCTTCTCGCATCTGTTCGCGGGCGGCTACGGCGCGGGCTATTACAGCTACAAGTGGGCGGAGGTGCTATCGGCCGACGCCTACGAAGCCTTCGAAGAGGCGGCGGCGCGCCAGGCCGGCAACGCGCTGGGCACGCTGGATCCCGAAACGGGCGCACGCTTCCGCCGCGAGGTGCTGGCCGTGGGCGGATCGCGCCCGGCGGCAGAGTCCTTCGCCGCCTTCCGCGGGCGCGCGCCGCGCATCGACGCCCTGCTGCGCCATAGCGGCATGACGCCTGCCTGA
- a CDS encoding class I SAM-dependent methyltransferase, with translation MDMPVRNSLGYPYYPYYPVVLDILRSRLADSVLDAPCGLGWLGDMLPAASGRQVDIDGVGLWEFPPADGGYRQVAEHDLETPLTVAAAYDAVVCCEAIHLLTNPGVLMQSFYRALRPGGTLIVTTPNTWYFRSRLQFLLRGFHSGFRPMVGRQRGEDYVTYFPWSFPQLHLLFKHYGYTDITLHDVDENKPKRMAEHVLAVPSRLYYGRRLKQAQDEESRRYWKQAGSDQSVHGRWLVMSARRPVDDSAAA, from the coding sequence ATGGACATGCCGGTCAGGAATTCCTTGGGCTATCCCTACTATCCGTACTACCCCGTCGTGCTCGACATCCTGCGCAGCCGCCTGGCGGATTCGGTGCTGGACGCGCCTTGCGGATTGGGCTGGCTGGGCGACATGCTGCCCGCCGCCAGCGGCCGGCAGGTCGATATCGATGGCGTGGGTCTGTGGGAGTTTCCGCCGGCGGACGGCGGCTACCGCCAGGTGGCGGAGCACGACCTGGAAACGCCATTGACGGTTGCCGCTGCCTACGATGCCGTGGTCTGCTGCGAGGCGATCCATTTGCTGACCAACCCCGGCGTGCTGATGCAGAGCTTTTATCGCGCGCTGCGGCCGGGCGGCACGCTGATCGTCACCACGCCCAACACCTGGTACTTCCGTTCGCGCCTGCAGTTCCTGCTGCGCGGCTTTCATTCGGGGTTCCGGCCCATGGTCGGACGGCAGCGTGGCGAGGATTACGTCACGTACTTTCCGTGGAGCTTTCCGCAGCTGCATCTGCTGTTCAAGCACTACGGTTACACCGACATCACCTTGCACGACGTGGACGAGAACAAGCCCAAGCGCATGGCGGAGCATGTGCTGGCCGTGCCGTCGCGGCTCTACTACGGCCGCAGGCTCAAGCAGGCGCAGGATGAGGAAAGCCGTCGCTACTGGAAGCAGGCCGGTTCCGACCAGTCCGTGCACGGGCGCTGGCTGGTGATGTCGGCGCGCCGGCCGGTGGACGATTCCGCCGCGGCATAG
- a CDS encoding SCO family protein encodes MRHLISGRALRSLLLTLCVFLAACGDRNVDWTLYNVKGHLPDLKFSLPGAGGKMVSSDDLKGKTVLLFFGYASCPDVCPTTMAQLTAVLQNLGDKARDVRILFVSVDPHRDTPDILQAYVNAFNNNAIGVTGDEKQIADLARRYRVAYQIEKPRPGDDADMYEVTHSRGVYIFDKDGKARLLASDTDSIEAMTKDVRQLIDLTS; translated from the coding sequence ATGCGACACCTCATTTCCGGCCGCGCCCTGCGCAGCCTGCTGCTGACCCTGTGCGTGTTTCTCGCTGCCTGCGGCGACAGGAACGTCGATTGGACCCTGTACAACGTGAAGGGGCACCTGCCCGACCTTAAGTTCTCCCTGCCTGGCGCAGGCGGCAAGATGGTCAGCAGCGACGATTTGAAGGGCAAGACCGTGCTGCTGTTCTTCGGCTACGCCAGCTGCCCGGACGTCTGCCCCACCACCATGGCGCAGTTGACGGCCGTGCTGCAGAACCTGGGCGACAAGGCCCGCGACGTGCGCATCCTGTTCGTCAGCGTGGACCCGCACCGCGACACGCCGGACATCCTGCAGGCCTACGTCAACGCCTTCAACAACAACGCCATCGGCGTGACCGGCGATGAAAAGCAGATCGCCGACCTGGCGCGCCGCTACCGCGTGGCCTACCAGATCGAGAAGCCGCGCCCCGGGGACGACGCCGATATGTACGAAGTCACGCACAGCCGCGGCGTGTATATATTCGACAAGGACGGCAAGGCGCGCTTGCTGGCTTCGGATACCGACAGCATCGAGGCCATGACCAAGGACGTGCGCCAGTTGATCGACCTGACTTCCTGA
- a CDS encoding GlsB/YeaQ/YmgE family stress response membrane protein, with product MSIIIMIIVGFVVGLIARAIMPGDQNMGIIMTTILGIVGSVVAGFLGQSLGWYAPGEPAGWIGSVVGAIVVLFVVGLIAKKRA from the coding sequence ATGAGCATAATCATCATGATCATCGTCGGGTTCGTCGTGGGCCTGATCGCCCGCGCCATCATGCCCGGAGACCAGAACATGGGGATCATCATGACCACCATCCTGGGTATCGTCGGTTCGGTCGTCGCCGGCTTCCTGGGCCAATCGCTGGGCTGGTACGCGCCGGGCGAACCCGCTGGGTGGATCGGATCGGTCGTCGGCGCGATCGTCGTGCTGTTCGTGGTTGGCCTGATCGCCAAAAAACGCGCCTGA
- the adeC gene encoding AdeC/AdeK/OprM family multidrug efflux complex outer membrane factor, which produces MTFPMRTLLSVSLAAALAGCSLAPTYERPDAPIDAAYPTGPSYQAAQPADAGGLMTADIGWRDFFGSDPLLQQLIEQSLANNRDLRVAALNVEAARAQYRIQRADLMPSIGIAGQESAQRSPADLSASGRATTSHSYQVGAAMSAWELDLFGRIRSLSDKALESYLALDETRTATQLTLIAEVANAYLTLRADQELVGLTRDTLKSQQDSFKLTQQSYDQGLSTALDLSQAEVSLRTAERNLSQYTRQAAQDRNALVLLVGQPLSPELTAALDNAVQLDDGMLPTTLPAGLPSDLLARRPDIRAAEHQLKGANANIGAARAAFFPTISLTGSAGTASASLGGLFEGGSGAWSFVPQITVPIFAGGSLLAGLDLAKVQKNIQVAQYEKSIQTGFREVADALAGRGTLDEQIQAQRLLVAANQRAYDASDQRFRQGIDDYLSVLDSQRSLYTAQQALVDTRRARLSNLVTLYKVLGGGWTERTATAQAQQQ; this is translated from the coding sequence ATGACATTCCCGATGAGAACCTTGCTGTCTGTTTCCCTGGCGGCGGCCCTGGCGGGCTGCTCGCTGGCCCCCACCTACGAACGGCCGGACGCGCCGATCGATGCGGCCTATCCCACGGGTCCGTCCTACCAGGCGGCCCAGCCCGCGGACGCGGGCGGCCTGATGACGGCCGATATCGGCTGGCGCGATTTCTTCGGCTCGGATCCGCTGCTGCAACAGCTGATCGAACAGTCCTTGGCGAACAACCGCGACCTGCGCGTGGCGGCCCTGAACGTCGAGGCGGCGCGCGCCCAGTACCGCATCCAGCGCGCCGACCTGATGCCCAGCATCGGCATCGCCGGCCAGGAATCTGCCCAGCGCTCGCCGGCCGACTTGTCGGCCAGCGGCCGCGCCACCACCAGCCACAGCTACCAGGTCGGCGCCGCCATGTCGGCCTGGGAGCTGGATCTGTTCGGCCGCATCCGCAGCCTGAGCGACAAGGCGCTGGAATCCTATCTGGCGCTGGATGAAACCCGCACTGCGACCCAGCTGACGCTGATCGCCGAAGTGGCCAATGCCTACCTGACCCTGCGCGCCGACCAGGAACTCGTCGGCCTGACGCGCGACACGCTCAAGAGCCAGCAGGATTCCTTCAAGCTCACGCAGCAGAGCTACGACCAGGGCCTGTCCACGGCGCTGGACCTGAGCCAGGCGGAAGTGTCGCTGCGCACCGCCGAGCGCAACCTGTCGCAATACACGCGCCAGGCCGCGCAGGACCGCAATGCGCTGGTCCTGCTGGTGGGCCAGCCGCTGTCGCCCGAGCTGACGGCGGCGCTGGACAACGCCGTCCAGCTCGACGATGGCATGCTGCCGACCACCTTGCCCGCCGGCCTTCCGTCGGATCTGCTGGCCCGCCGCCCGGACATCCGCGCGGCCGAGCACCAGTTGAAGGGCGCCAACGCCAATATCGGCGCGGCGCGCGCCGCCTTCTTCCCGACCATCAGCCTGACGGGCTCGGCCGGCACCGCCAGCGCCAGCCTGGGCGGGCTGTTCGAAGGCGGCTCGGGCGCCTGGAGCTTCGTGCCCCAGATCACCGTGCCGATCTTCGCGGGCGGCTCGCTGCTTGCCGGCCTGGATCTGGCCAAGGTGCAGAAGAACATCCAGGTCGCGCAGTACGAGAAGTCGATCCAGACGGGGTTCCGCGAAGTGGCGGACGCCCTGGCCGGACGCGGCACCCTGGACGAGCAAATCCAGGCGCAGCGGCTTCTGGTAGCCGCCAACCAGCGCGCCTACGACGCGTCGGACCAGCGTTTCCGCCAGGGTATCGACGACTACCTGAGCGTGCTGGATTCGCAGCGTTCGCTGTACACCGCGCAGCAGGCGCTGGTGGATACGCGCCGGGCCAGGCTGTCCAATCTCGTCACCCTGTACAAGGTGCTGGGCGGCGGCTGGACCGAACGCACGGCGACCGCGCAGGCCCAGCAGCAGTAA
- a CDS encoding efflux RND transporter permease subunit produces the protein MAKFFIDRPVFAWVIAIVLMMAGALSILKLPVSQYPNIAPPAIGIAVTYPGASAQTVQDTVVQVIEQQMNGLDGLQYISSESNSDGSMSITLTFTQGTNPDTAQVQVQNKLSLAQPLLPQEVQQQGIRVTKATKNFLIVAGFVSTDGSMTKDDLADYVASYVQDPISRTQGVGDFQLFGSQYAMRIWLDPAKLVNYGLTTVDVVAAIKEQNVQVSSGQLGGLPSVRGQQLNATIIGPSRLEKAEDFGRILLKVNADGSQVRLGDVSTIELGGQTYAIDSFYNGKPASGLAVKLAPGANALDTAQAVRDTINNLKPYFPPGMDVVYPYDTTPFVSLSIHEVFKTLIEAIILVFLVMYLFLQNFRATIIPTLAVPVVLLGTFGVLAAFGYSINTLTMFGMVLAIGLLVDDAIVVVENVERVMAEEGLSPKQATRKSMSQITGALIGIAMVLAAVFIPMAFFGGSTGVIYRQFSITIVSSMVLSVIVAIVFTPALCATLLKPIPKGHHGSKKGFFGWFNRAFDRSSHGYANTVARGLNRTKRLMVVYLALVIAMGWMFTRIPTAFLPDEDQGILFAQIQTPAGATAESTKAVIDDATKYLLTEEKDAVTSVFAVNGFNFGGRGQNASILFIKLRDWEERGDARLKAGAVAGRANAHFRKTERRAQLFVVPPPSVMELGNVTGFDFQLMDRAGVGHERLLAARNQLLGEAAKSPVLQGVRPNGIEDAPQYQLDIDREKARALGVAVSDINSTLATAWGSSYVNDFIDRGRVKKVFAQGEASSRMLPEDLNKWYVRNKEGDMVPFSAFAKATWSYGPQKLNRYNGVPSYNIQGQAAPGYSSGAAMEEMERLASKLPVGVGFEWTGLSFEERLSGAQAPALYAISLIVVFLCLAALYESWTIPSAVMLVVPLGIIGALLATMMRGLSNDVYFQVGLLTTIGLAAKNAILIVEFAKEHYEHGASLTESAIHAARQRLRPILMTSLAFILGVTPLAISSGAGSGSQNAIGTGVIGGMLTGTFLAIFFVPAFFVIMLRVFKVKRMSENVDEHDTSANGTQGVSTEGQPQ, from the coding sequence ATGGCAAAGTTTTTTATCGATAGACCGGTCTTCGCATGGGTGATCGCGATCGTGCTGATGATGGCCGGCGCGCTGTCCATCCTGAAGCTGCCGGTCTCCCAATACCCCAACATCGCGCCGCCAGCCATCGGCATTGCGGTGACCTACCCGGGCGCTTCCGCGCAGACCGTGCAGGACACCGTGGTGCAGGTGATCGAGCAGCAGATGAACGGCCTGGACGGCCTGCAGTACATCTCCTCGGAAAGCAACTCCGACGGCAGCATGTCCATCACCCTGACCTTCACGCAGGGCACCAACCCTGATACCGCGCAGGTCCAGGTGCAGAACAAGCTGTCGCTGGCGCAGCCGCTTTTGCCGCAGGAAGTGCAGCAGCAGGGCATTCGCGTCACCAAGGCCACCAAGAACTTCCTGATCGTGGCGGGCTTCGTGTCCACCGACGGCTCGATGACCAAGGACGACCTGGCCGACTATGTCGCCTCCTATGTCCAGGATCCCATCAGCCGCACGCAGGGCGTGGGCGACTTCCAGCTGTTCGGCTCGCAGTACGCGATGCGCATCTGGCTGGATCCCGCCAAGCTCGTCAACTACGGCCTGACCACGGTCGACGTGGTGGCGGCGATCAAGGAACAGAACGTGCAGGTGTCGTCCGGCCAGCTGGGCGGCCTGCCGTCCGTGCGCGGCCAGCAACTGAACGCCACCATCATCGGGCCGTCGCGCCTGGAGAAGGCGGAAGACTTCGGCCGCATCCTGCTCAAGGTCAACGCCGACGGCTCGCAAGTGCGCCTGGGCGACGTGTCCACCATCGAACTGGGCGGGCAGACCTACGCCATCGACAGCTTCTACAACGGCAAGCCGGCCTCGGGTCTGGCGGTCAAGCTGGCGCCGGGCGCCAACGCGCTGGATACGGCCCAGGCGGTGCGCGACACCATCAACAACCTGAAGCCTTACTTCCCGCCGGGCATGGACGTCGTCTATCCGTACGACACCACGCCGTTCGTCAGCCTGTCGATCCACGAGGTGTTCAAGACGCTGATCGAGGCCATCATCCTGGTCTTCCTGGTGATGTACCTGTTCCTGCAGAACTTCCGCGCCACCATCATTCCCACCCTGGCGGTGCCGGTGGTGCTGTTGGGCACGTTCGGCGTGCTGGCGGCGTTCGGTTATTCCATCAATACGCTGACCATGTTCGGCATGGTGCTGGCCATCGGCCTGCTGGTGGACGACGCCATCGTGGTGGTGGAAAACGTCGAACGCGTGATGGCCGAAGAGGGCTTGTCGCCCAAGCAGGCCACCCGCAAGTCCATGTCGCAGATCACCGGCGCCCTGATCGGCATCGCCATGGTGCTGGCGGCGGTGTTCATTCCCATGGCCTTCTTCGGCGGTTCCACGGGCGTGATCTACCGCCAGTTCTCCATCACCATCGTGTCCTCCATGGTGCTGTCGGTGATCGTGGCCATCGTGTTCACGCCGGCCTTGTGCGCGACCTTGCTCAAGCCCATCCCCAAGGGCCATCATGGTTCCAAGAAGGGTTTCTTCGGCTGGTTCAACCGCGCGTTCGACCGCAGCAGCCACGGCTATGCCAATACCGTCGCACGCGGCCTGAACCGCACCAAACGCCTGATGGTGGTGTACCTGGCGCTGGTTATCGCCATGGGCTGGATGTTCACCCGCATCCCGACCGCGTTCCTGCCGGACGAGGACCAGGGCATTCTGTTCGCCCAGATCCAGACGCCTGCCGGCGCGACGGCGGAAAGCACCAAGGCCGTCATCGACGACGCCACCAAGTATCTGCTGACCGAGGAAAAGGACGCCGTCACCTCGGTGTTCGCCGTCAACGGCTTCAACTTCGGCGGCCGCGGCCAGAACGCGTCCATCCTGTTCATCAAGCTGCGCGACTGGGAAGAACGCGGCGACGCGCGTCTGAAGGCCGGCGCCGTGGCGGGACGGGCCAACGCGCACTTCCGCAAGACGGAGCGCCGTGCGCAATTGTTCGTGGTGCCGCCGCCGTCCGTGATGGAACTGGGCAACGTCACCGGCTTCGACTTCCAGTTGATGGACCGCGCGGGCGTGGGCCATGAGCGGCTGCTTGCCGCGCGCAACCAGCTGCTGGGCGAAGCCGCCAAGAGTCCGGTCCTGCAGGGCGTGCGCCCCAACGGCATCGAAGACGCGCCGCAGTATCAGCTGGACATCGACCGCGAGAAGGCGCGCGCCCTGGGCGTGGCCGTCTCGGACATCAACAGCACGCTGGCCACGGCCTGGGGTTCGTCGTACGTCAACGACTTCATCGACCGCGGCCGCGTGAAGAAGGTGTTCGCGCAGGGCGAGGCGTCGTCGCGCATGCTGCCGGAAGACCTGAACAAATGGTACGTGCGCAACAAAGAGGGCGACATGGTGCCGTTCTCGGCCTTCGCCAAGGCCACCTGGAGCTACGGCCCGCAAAAGCTGAACCGCTATAACGGCGTGCCGTCGTACAACATCCAGGGCCAGGCGGCGCCGGGCTACAGCTCGGGCGCGGCCATGGAGGAAATGGAACGCCTGGCGAGCAAGTTGCCGGTGGGCGTGGGCTTTGAATGGACCGGGCTGTCGTTCGAAGAACGCCTGTCCGGCGCCCAGGCGCCCGCGCTCTACGCGATTTCGCTGATCGTGGTGTTCCTGTGCCTGGCTGCGCTGTACGAAAGCTGGACCATCCCGTCGGCGGTGATGCTGGTGGTGCCGTTGGGCATCATCGGGGCCTTGCTCGCCACCATGATGCGGGGCTTGTCCAACGACGTGTACTTCCAGGTGGGCCTGCTCACAACCATCGGTCTCGCGGCCAAGAACGCCATCCTGATCGTGGAGTTCGCCAAGGAGCACTACGAGCATGGCGCCAGCCTGACGGAATCGGCCATCCACGCCGCGCGGCAGCGCCTGCGTCCCATCCTGATGACGTCGCTGGCGTTCATCCTGGGCGTGACGCCGCTGGCGATCTCGTCGGGGGCGGGCTCGGGCAGCCAGAACGCCATCGGCACGGGCGTGATCGGCGGCATGCTGACCGGCACCTTCCTGGCGATCTTCTTTGTTCCGGCCTTCTTCGTGATCATGCTGCGCGTCTTCAAGGTCAAGCGCATGAGCGAAAACGTCGACGAGCACGACACCAGCGCCAACGGCACGCAGGGCGTCTCGACGGAGGGCCAACCGCAATGA
- a CDS encoding efflux RND transporter periplasmic adaptor subunit, whose product MDKKSAMWRSAAVVTLTASALMLAACGKKQDAPQAGKPQVTVVTLATQPVSLTTELPGRTSPFRVAEVRPQVNGIVQKRLFTEGGEVKAGQQLYQIDPALYQASLDSQKAALARAQAQQKTAALLAERYKPLVATRAVSQQTYDNAVASRDQAAADVLSAKAALDTARINLVYTKVLSPIDGIIGRSAVTEGALVTANQTTALAAVQQIDPIYVDVTQSSVQLLRLQNALASGLLKKADGEQAALVTLTLEDGSQYAQPGKLQFSEVTVDQGTGSVTLRAVFPNPERRLLPGMFVRARLADGVAADGLLVPQRGVTRNQRGVPTALVVNAKNQVELRELKTDRAIGDKWLVTDGLAAGDKVIVEGLQMVRPGAEVVATEASAAQPAQQPQAAAAAAKQ is encoded by the coding sequence ATGGATAAGAAAAGCGCTATGTGGCGCAGCGCGGCAGTCGTCACGCTGACGGCATCGGCCCTCATGCTGGCCGCTTGCGGCAAGAAGCAAGACGCTCCCCAGGCGGGCAAGCCCCAGGTAACGGTAGTGACGCTTGCCACGCAGCCCGTTTCGCTGACGACTGAACTGCCTGGCCGCACCTCGCCGTTCCGCGTGGCCGAAGTGCGTCCCCAGGTCAATGGCATCGTCCAGAAGCGCCTCTTTACCGAAGGCGGCGAGGTCAAGGCGGGCCAGCAGCTCTACCAGATCGATCCCGCGCTCTACCAGGCCAGCCTGGACAGCCAGAAGGCCGCCCTGGCGCGCGCCCAGGCGCAGCAAAAGACGGCCGCGCTGCTGGCCGAGCGCTACAAGCCGCTGGTCGCCACCCGCGCGGTCAGCCAGCAGACCTATGACAACGCCGTCGCCTCGCGCGATCAGGCCGCCGCCGACGTGCTGTCGGCCAAGGCGGCGCTGGACACGGCGCGCATCAACCTGGTCTACACCAAGGTGCTGTCGCCCATCGACGGCATCATCGGCCGTTCGGCGGTGACCGAAGGCGCGCTGGTCACGGCCAACCAGACCACCGCCCTGGCCGCGGTGCAGCAGATCGATCCCATCTACGTCGACGTGACCCAATCCAGCGTCCAGCTGCTGCGCCTGCAGAACGCGCTGGCCAGCGGCCTGCTGAAGAAGGCCGACGGCGAGCAGGCCGCGCTGGTGACGCTGACCCTGGAAGACGGCTCGCAGTACGCCCAGCCGGGCAAGCTGCAGTTCTCCGAAGTCACGGTGGACCAGGGCACGGGCTCGGTCACCTTGCGCGCGGTGTTCCCCAATCCGGAACGCCGCCTGTTGCCGGGCATGTTCGTGCGCGCCCGCCTGGCCGACGGCGTGGCCGCCGACGGCCTGCTGGTGCCGCAGCGCGGCGTGACGCGCAACCAGCGCGGCGTCCCGACGGCGCTGGTGGTCAACGCCAAGAACCAGGTAGAACTGCGTGAACTGAAGACCGACCGCGCCATCGGCGACAAGTGGCTGGTCACCGACGGCCTGGCCGCCGGCGACAAGGTCATCGTGGAAGGTCTGCAGATGGTGCGTCCGGGGGCTGAAGTCGTCGCCACCGAAGCCAGCGCCGCGCAGCCGGCGCAGCAGCCGCAAGCAGCCGCCGCGGCGGCCAAGCAGTAG